One window of Salmo salar chromosome ssa11, Ssal_v3.1, whole genome shotgun sequence genomic DNA carries:
- the LOC106562236 gene encoding trichohyalin yields MAPRKRSVVWSFFRAVDEKKVTCLLCLETVLHCGHTTNMLRHLRSKHLNEYSSAAASKDRQSVAADDNSQPMMISSEDYCDVEVALEEQPPEQAASVSDADIASAINGILKAAEDHAVVRDSGAGIVGQGSAGATPSGRKWSSVWTHYERLEEQNRALCLICNEKIQHQSSTSNLLRHLSKRHPEAFARLECHIKKQKTSGVQKTLSRDGDSGPKHTNLSRRIGEVALKQSPWKFPDAFDMMGACEGEVRVLERERELTEALRRAQQQEARALEQQRELLETLRRANTREASAEKEALETLRRSQEQEARCLQREREDLQRERVELQMEKERMQREREELECLRRESGQERSPVQTVDRTTGLFQGDVVQEQEVTMREEVLG; encoded by the exons ATGGCGCCTAGAAAGCGAAGTGTCGTTTGGTCTTTTTTCAGAGCAGTAGACGAGAAAAAAGTGACTTGTCTGCTGTGTTTGGAGACCGTCCTTCATTGCGGCCACACCACGAACATGCTAAGGCATTTGCGTAGCAAACACCTGAACGAGTATAGTAGCGCGGCAGCATCAAAAGATAGGCAGTCTGTGGCGGCGGACGACAACAGTCAACCAATGATGATTAGCAGCGAAGACTACTGTGACG TGGAGGTAGCACTAGAGGAGCAGCCCCCAGAGCAGGCAGCCTCGGTGAGTGACGCAGACATCGCAAGCGCCATCAATGGCATCCTGAAGGCAGCAGAGGATCATGCTGTGGTCCGAGACAGCGGGGCTGGGATTGTGGGCCAGGGCAGTGCAGGGGCCACACCATCCGGCCGGAAGTGGAGCTCCGTGTGGACGCACTACGAGCGGTTGGAGGAGCAGAACCGCGCGCTTTGTCTGATCTGCAATGAGAAGATCCAGCACCAGAGCAGCACCAGCAACCTGCTGCGACACCTCTCCAAGAGACATCCAGAGGCCTTTGCTCGCCTGGAGTGTCACATCAAGAAACAGAAGACCAGCGGTGTCCAGAAAACATTGTCCAGAGATGGCGACTCAGGCCCCAAACACACCAACCTGTCAAGGAGAATTGGAGAGGTTGCACTGAAACAAAGCCCATGGAAATTTCCAG ATGCATTTGATATGATGGGAGCATGCGAGGGGGAGGTGCGTGTCTTGGAGCGGGAGCGTGAGCTGACGGAGGCCTTGAGGAGGGCTCAGCAGCAGGAGGCACGGGCgctggagcagcagagggagctcCTGGAGACACTACGTCGGGCCAACACCAGAGAGGCATCTGCAGAGAAGGAGGCCCTGGAGACCCTGAGGAGAAGCCAAGAGCAGGAGGCCCGCTGCctgcagagggagagggaagacctacagagagagcgagtggaGTTGCAGATGGAGAAGGAAAGGatgcaaagggagagagaggagctggagtGCTTACGAAGGGAGTCTGGGCAAGAGAGGAGTCCGGTGCAGACAGTGGACCGAACCACTGGTTTATTTCAGGGGGACGTGGTACAGGAACAGGAGGTGACTATGAGGGAAGAGGTTCTTGGTTAG
- the LOC106562235 gene encoding glucose-fructose oxidoreductase domain-containing protein 2 has translation MLPGVGVFGTGSTARVLVPLLRGEGFEVHALWGMSEEEASSLAQELGIPFHTSQSDDVLLHPDVDLVCIYISPPLTRQIAVKALGIGKNVVCEKAATAVDAFKMVTAAQYYPQLLSIVGNALRFLPAFVAMRQLLAEGYVGELQVCDARVYGPSLLDQSYGWTCEELMGGGGLHTVGSTLVDLLSHLTGARAMRVHGLLRTFVGQNGAIHGIRRVTSDDFSFFQMLMGGSGSGRGAGTGTGSGVCCTVTLNFNMPGAFVHEVMVVGSAGRLVARGTELYGQRNGGNGEELLLGDSGGTGQEVKDVPLPHLRGLGSMVTALKYAFQAQEERRSWARGPVAMASTFEDGLYVQTVVEAVKRSSRSGEWESVEVMTQEPDPNQNLCEVLQINKN, from the exons ATGttgcctggtgttggtgtgtttggcaCAGGGAGTACGGCACGGGTGCTAGTTCCATTGCTGCGGGGGGAAGGGTTTGAGGTACACGCGCTCTGGGGGATGAGCGAGGAGGAGGCAAGCTCCCTGGCGCAGGAGCTGGGCATTCCGTTTCACACCAGCCAATCGGACGATGTCTTATTGCACCCTGATGTTGACCTGGTCTGCATCTACATCTCACCCCCACTCACACGGCAGATTGCAGTCAAAGCCCTGG gGATAGGTAAGAATGTGGTATGTGAGAAGGCTGCTACCGCTGTGGACGCGTTCAAGATGGTGACTGCGGCGCAGTACTACCCCCAGTTGCTGAGCATTGTGGGTAATGCTCTGCGCTTCCTCCCAGCGTTCGTAGCAATGCGGCAGCTGCTGGCAGAGGGATATGTGGGTGAGCTGCAGGTGTGTGACGCCCGTGTCTATGGCCCCAGTCTGCTCGATCAATCATACGGCTGGACCTGTGAGGAGCTGATGGGGGGTGGCGGGCTCCACACGGTTGGCTCTACCCTCGTGGACCTGCTGAGTCACCTGACGGGAGCACGGGCGATGCGGGTGCACGGCCTTCTCCGGACGTTCGTGGGGCAGAACGGAGCGATCCACGGGATCCGCCGCGTCACCAGCGATGACTTCAGTTTCTTCCAGATGCTGATGGGAGGGTCTGGTTCTGGTAGAGGGGCGGGGACTGGGACTGGGTCAGGAGTGTGCTGCACTGTGACTCTGAACTTCAACATGCCGGGGGCCTTTGTCCACGAGGTGATGGTTGTTGGGTCAGCAGGGAGGCTGGTTGCCAGGGGGACAGAGCTGTATGGGCAGCGCAATGGAGGGAACGGGGAGGAGCTGCTGCTAGGGGACAGCGGAGGGACAGGACAAGAGGTCAAGGATGTCCCCCTGCCACACCTGCGGGGGCTAGGCTCCATGGTTACGGCTCTAAAATATGCTTTCCAGGCACAGGAAGAGCGTCGGTCGTGGGCGCGGGGGCCAGTTGCTATGGCGTCGACGTTTGAGGATGGGCTGTACGTGCAGACGGTGGTGGAGGCGGTGAAACGGTCAAGCCGCAGCGGAGAGTGGGAAAGTGTGGAGGTCATGACTCAGGAACCAGATCCCAACCAAAACCTCTGTGAGGTGCTGCAGATAAACAAGAACTGA